A DNA window from Argiope bruennichi chromosome X2, qqArgBrue1.1, whole genome shotgun sequence contains the following coding sequences:
- the LOC129959956 gene encoding leucine-rich repeat-containing protein 15-like isoform X2, which yields MKILCLIFILLIGVAIIKAQCPPKELGRNCECTHGVFYEGNGTKVECWFINSTEGIKEIQRFRGYHIDFLKLKQIQLPFFPAGLFSGMSVKRLYLEDSNLDNLYSVQNYKPSPFDGLEDSLEEVYITSTQDPSKWYWPEVRNLKKLKRFEIVLSPIDFVGHEFAEIGGGSLESITVAYSRVYRIHPQAFPELINLREANFAGNYLPYLVRTMFANPAPRLEKLDFRNNKLFTLPEDMFENMPALKYLDLSANEFRNFENIVFDPIWSQLQSFYISDNPFKCGCSLLPLKQKLISGSSPQRNDLGDVKCINHGDNKKTLLKNLDENYLQCS from the exons atgaaaatcttgtgCTTGATTTTTATACTGCTGATAGGAGTAGCTATTATCAAAGCTCAGTGTCCACCTAAAGAATTGGGTAGGAATTGTGAGTGCACACATGGCGTCTTCTATGAAGGGAATGGTACTAAAGTTGAATGCTGGTTTATAAATAGTACCGAGggcataaaagaaattcaaagattCCGTGGATACCACATAGATTTTTTGAAGCTAAAACAAATTCAGCTTCCTTTCTTCCCCGCTGGTCTTTTTTCTGGTATGTCAGTGAAACGACTGTACCTAGAAGACAGCAACCTAGATAATCTTTACTCAGTCCAGAATTACAAACCATCCCCATTTGATGGACTTGAAGATTCTTTGGAAGAAGTATATATTACTTCTACACAAGATCCTTCGAAATGGTACTGGCCTGAGGTAAGGAACTTGAAGAAGTTGAAGAGGTTTGAAATCGTCCTATCTCCCATTGATTTCGTCGGACATGAGTTTGCAGAAATAGGAGGTGGATCATTAGAAAGCATTACAGTAGCATACAGCAGGGTTTACAGAATTCATCCTCAGGCTTTCCCTGAGCTTATTAATCTCAGAGAAGCCAATTTTGCCGGAAACTATCTTCCTTATTTGGTTAGAACCATGTTTGCTAATCCCGCTCCTCGTTTAGAAAAGTTGGACTTCAg gaacaATAAACTCTTTACATTGCCAGAAGATATGTTCGAAAATATGCCAGCTCTAAAGTATTTAGACTTATCTGctaatgaatttagaaattttgaaaacattgtttTTGATCCTATTTGGAGCCAGTTACAGTCATTCTATATTAGCG ataaccCTTTCAAATGTGGCTGCAGTCTCCTGCCATTGAAACAAAAGTTGATTTCTGGTTCTAGTCCACAAAGAAATGACCTTGGAGATGTCAAGTGCATAAATCATGGTGATAACAAAAAAACCTTACTCAAAAATCTGGACGAAAATTATCTCCAGTGCTCATAA